CCGCCCAGCCGCGCCGCCGCGATCAGCTCCTCGCCCGACAGCAGTCGCAGCGCCGCACCCTCGGCCCGCAGCACCGCGGGCGTGGCCAGACCGGCCCCCACCCCCAGCATCCCGCCCAGGATCCCCCGCCGCGTCACGTCCATGCCCGTCTCCCTTCCGCTGCGTCCCGCCAATCGCCCCCGGCCCGGATCGCAGACGAGGACAGATCGGACATCGGCATCTGCACGAAACACCAGGCGGGCAAGTCCGCGCAAGCCAGAAGCCGCGCCTGCGCCGCACGAAGCCGTGCGCGTGCGAAGATCCGGGCCGCAAGCGCCTGCCGCGCCACCATCCGATGCCCCGGCCGCGCCAGCACCCCCACCGGCACCGCCGCCAGAATCGACCGCCAGTCCTCCCAGCGGTGGAACTGCGCCAGATTGTCGGCGCCCATCAGCCAGACGAATCGCACGCCCGGATAAAGCGCCTTCAGCCGGGCCAGCGTCTGCGCCGTGTAGCGCGTGCCAAGGCCCGCCTCGAGCCCGGTGACCACCACTTTCGGATCGGGCATCACCCGGCGCGCCCGGGCGATGCGTTGCGCCATCGGCGCCGGGCCGCGGGTCTTCAGCGGATTGCCCGGGCTGACCAGCCACCAGACCTGATCCAGACCGAAGCGGCGCAGCGCCTCGCGGGTGATATGGGCATGCCCGGCGTGGGCCGGGTCGAAAGACCCGCCCAGAAGGCCGATGCTCTGGCCGCGCGTGGCGATCGGAAACCCCTGTCTCATGCCCCTGCCCTACCCGATCGGTCCGGGCTGCGCCACCGGCTTGTGACAGCGCCGCGACAGCCGTTCGGGCCGGCGGTTCAGGTCTGCGACCGCGACCCGAAGCGCAAGGGCGCGATCGTCCAGCGCCCGCGCCCGGCGCGTTTCGATTGATACATCGCCGCATCGGCCTCGGCCATCAGCTCCTCGGCCAGCGCGGGACGGCATTCCAGCGCGATCGCCACCCCGATCGAGGCCGAAATCCGGCAATCCACCCCGTCCAGCCGGATCGGCTCCTCGATCCGGCCGATCAGCCGCTCGGCCATGGCCTCGATCATCGACCGCTCGACCGGGCCGCGCAGCAGGATGATGAATTCGTCGCCGCCCAGCCGCGCCACCAGATCGCCGCGGCGCACCTCGTCGCGCAGCACATGCGCCGCCCGCACCAGCACCGCATCGCCCGCCGCATGGCCCAGGGTGTCGTTGACCTGCTTGAAGAAATCCAGATCGAGATGCAAAAGCGCAAAGTTCCGCCGCCCACGCGTCGCCGATTTGACCGCATGGCCCAGCGCCGCATCGAAGGCACGCCGGTTCGCCAGCCCGGTCAGCGGATCCAGCTGCGCCTCGGTCTCGGCCTCGGCCTTGGCCAGCCGCAGCCGCCCGGTCAGGGCGGTCAGCTCGCCCAGAACCGCCGCCTTCGCCTCGGCCAGAAACAGGAATTCCATCGCCAGATCGGAAGCGGCGAAATCCGCCTCGGTCAGGCCGAAATAGCGCACCGCCTCGGACAGCTGGATGCCAAAGGACAGGTTCACCAGCACATCGGCCTGTTCGCCCGGGCCCAGCGCCACCGCAAGACCGCGCAGGTTGAACATCGGATAGCGCACCAGCGTCATCACCAGCCGCCGCCCGGTCAGCGCGACCTCGCGCCCGGGCTCGACGCCCCGGGCCCGGCGCAGGGTGAAATGGCGGGCGAAATCCGCCCCCTCCGCCCGCTCCGGCCCCTGACCGACGATCCGCGCCAGCGTCGGCCCCATGGCGCGGATCCGCCCGCGCGCA
This DNA window, taken from Rhodobacter capsulatus SB 1003, encodes the following:
- a CDS encoding nicotinate-nucleotide adenylyltransferase, with amino-acid sequence MRQGFPIATRGQSIGLLGGSFDPAHAGHAHITREALRRFGLDQVWWLVSPGNPLKTRGPAPMAQRIARARRVMPDPKVVVTGLEAGLGTRYTAQTLARLKALYPGVRFVWLMGADNLAQFHRWEDWRSILAAVPVGVLARPGHRMVARQALAARIFARARLRAAQARLLACADLPAWCFVQMPMSDLSSSAIRAGGDWRDAAEGRRAWT
- a CDS encoding GGDEF domain-containing protein is translated as MTRILPVAASVPAPEPVLTLNTEMLARLMPMFLWLDARGRIRAMGPTLARIVGQGPERAEGADFARHFTLRRARGVEPGREVALTGRRLVMTLVRYPMFNLRGLAVALGPGEQADVLVNLSFGIQLSEAVRYFGLTEADFAASDLAMEFLFLAEAKAAVLGELTALTGRLRLAKAEAETEAQLDPLTGLANRRAFDAALGHAVKSATRGRRNFALLHLDLDFFKQVNDTLGHAAGDAVLVRAAHVLRDEVRRGDLVARLGGDEFIILLRGPVERSMIEAMAERLIGRIEEPIRLDGVDCRISASIGVAIALECRPALAEELMAEADAAMYQSKRAGRGRWTIAPLRFGSRSQT